In Vibrio coralliilyticus, the following are encoded in one genomic region:
- a CDS encoding 2-oxoacid:acceptor oxidoreductase subunit alpha, whose product MTIIQLEREVICFAGDSGDGIQLLGERFSDNSSKQGNDVMTLPDYPAEIRAPAGTTSGVSAFQMQFASSEIFTPGDEFSVLIALNAAALKSKISQLACGGLVLIDVDGFNNKNLELAGYQSDPLTDDSLANYRVIADSFTRLTVQSLAELNIAPKIVKRSKNFFMLGIVCWIYNRPMAPTIQWLNDKFSDRPQAREANILALKSGFNYADTTEIFSECYQVAPVAEKHGLYRTVSGNEALSLGLICAAEKLKRPLFLGSYPITPASDILHTLSRYAHFGVTTFQAEDEIAAACSALGASYAGGLGVTSTSGPGLCLKTETINLAVMAELPLVVVNVQRGGPSTGLPTKTEQSDLLLSLYGRNGDSPLPVLAAASPADCFEMALEASRIATTFMTPVILLSDGYLANGSESWLIPNPDDITLSPKTSHSDSTPFQPYMRDEVYLSREWVTPGTQNKMHRIGGLEKQSITGEPSHDPENHQRMTEERAHKISNIQHFIPEQSLVGHLQDSVLVISWGGTQGTIATAISQLRKQGASVAHAHIQYLNPFPANLADIISQYEHIIVFELNNQQLVNVIRAQFSTDAHSITQVKGLPFKVQDVIDSIQHYQEEIKHED is encoded by the coding sequence ATGACGATAATTCAACTTGAACGCGAAGTCATTTGTTTTGCCGGAGACTCAGGGGATGGTATCCAGTTGCTAGGAGAGCGCTTTTCAGATAACTCATCAAAGCAAGGTAATGATGTAATGACATTACCTGACTACCCAGCAGAAATACGCGCTCCGGCCGGTACCACATCGGGTGTGTCAGCTTTCCAAATGCAGTTCGCTTCTTCCGAGATATTTACACCGGGCGATGAATTTTCCGTCTTGATTGCTTTAAACGCAGCGGCACTGAAAAGCAAGATTTCACAGTTAGCCTGTGGCGGACTCGTCCTTATTGATGTGGATGGCTTTAATAACAAGAATCTTGAGCTTGCCGGATACCAATCTGATCCATTAACCGATGACAGTTTGGCAAACTACCGGGTCATTGCCGACAGCTTTACTCGCTTGACAGTGCAATCGCTTGCTGAGCTGAATATTGCGCCAAAAATAGTTAAGCGCAGTAAGAATTTCTTTATGCTTGGTATTGTGTGCTGGATTTATAATCGCCCAATGGCGCCAACCATCCAGTGGTTGAATGATAAGTTCTCTGATAGACCACAAGCTCGTGAGGCGAACATCCTGGCACTAAAATCCGGATTCAATTACGCCGATACCACAGAAATATTCAGTGAATGCTATCAAGTTGCCCCCGTGGCTGAAAAGCATGGTCTCTACCGCACAGTATCTGGCAATGAGGCTTTATCATTAGGCTTGATATGCGCCGCCGAAAAGCTAAAACGTCCATTGTTCTTGGGTTCATACCCCATAACACCAGCATCTGATATTCTCCATACCTTGTCTCGCTACGCGCACTTTGGTGTTACAACTTTCCAAGCCGAAGATGAAATTGCTGCCGCTTGCTCAGCTTTAGGCGCATCTTATGCCGGAGGTCTTGGCGTGACATCAACATCTGGGCCCGGGTTATGCTTAAAAACAGAAACCATTAACCTTGCTGTCATGGCTGAATTACCACTTGTGGTTGTTAATGTTCAGCGCGGTGGCCCTTCAACAGGGTTGCCAACCAAAACCGAGCAATCCGATTTATTGCTTTCTTTATATGGCAGGAACGGAGATTCTCCACTGCCCGTTCTGGCTGCCGCGTCACCTGCGGATTGTTTTGAAATGGCCTTAGAAGCAAGTCGTATTGCTACAACCTTTATGACACCTGTAATTTTATTAAGTGATGGTTATCTAGCTAATGGTTCAGAGTCATGGCTCATCCCTAACCCTGACGATATCACTTTAAGTCCGAAAACGTCACATTCAGACTCAACACCATTTCAGCCCTATATGCGTGATGAGGTCTACCTCAGCCGCGAATGGGTGACTCCAGGAACCCAAAATAAAATGCACCGCATTGGAGGGTTAGAAAAACAATCAATCACAGGTGAGCCTTCTCACGATCCCGAAAATCATCAACGTATGACCGAGGAAAGAGCCCACAAAATTAGTAATATCCAACATTTCATACCAGAGCAGTCATTAGTCGGGCACCTTCAAGATTCTGTTTTAGTCATTAGTTGGGGCGGCACTCAGGGCACAATAGCAACCGCAATATCACAACTAAGAAAGCAAGGCGCCTCAGTGGCTCATGCCCATATCCAATACCTCAACCCTTTTCCTGCAAACCTCGCGGACATCATCAGTCAGTATGAGCACATAATCGTCTTCGAACTTAATAATCAGCAGTTAGTTAATGTCATTCGAGCTCAATTTTCCACTGACGCACACAGCATCACTCAAGTTAAGGGGCTGCCATTTAAGGTTCAAGATGTCATAGATTCGATTCAGCATTACCAAGAGGAAATCAAACATGAAGACTAA
- a CDS encoding 2-oxoacid:ferredoxin oxidoreductase subunit beta, whose protein sequence is MKTNELNRKDFASDVEVKWCRGCGDFNVLKTMQSVLAKSGRSRENTVFISGIGCSSRFPYYLETYGFHTIHGRAPAIATGVKATNPDLDVWVVTGDGDALSIGGNHFIHAIRRNQDIKILLFNNAVYGLTKGQYSPTSEQGFVSKSSPEGSPDQTLKPLAVAASAGATFLARTSDNDPTHMTMVLEAAAAHTGTAVVEILQNCVIFNDKVHEPYNGPANRNEHLLYLKENEPLLYGRHHSKALTNKGFGFEVVESDTTNLLMHLPNNDNPNYAYALANLSYPEFPVPVGVLRSVNRPTYDQVIRHQQRAAVEKHGQGDLLTLLKHNSYQRVC, encoded by the coding sequence ATGAAGACTAATGAACTCAACCGCAAAGATTTCGCGTCTGATGTTGAAGTGAAGTGGTGTCGTGGGTGCGGCGACTTCAATGTTCTAAAAACCATGCAGTCAGTACTCGCAAAATCGGGACGGTCCCGAGAGAATACCGTCTTCATTTCTGGTATCGGGTGTTCTTCTCGCTTTCCTTACTATTTGGAAACTTATGGGTTTCACACTATTCACGGCAGAGCGCCAGCGATAGCGACAGGTGTTAAGGCGACCAATCCAGATCTGGATGTGTGGGTCGTGACCGGTGACGGTGATGCGTTAAGTATTGGAGGTAATCACTTTATCCACGCAATTAGACGCAACCAAGATATTAAGATCTTGCTATTTAATAACGCGGTTTATGGGTTAACGAAAGGGCAATACTCTCCAACCAGTGAGCAAGGGTTTGTTTCCAAATCAAGCCCAGAGGGATCGCCTGACCAAACACTAAAACCATTGGCCGTAGCAGCGTCTGCAGGTGCCACTTTCCTTGCACGAACCTCTGACAATGATCCTACCCATATGACCATGGTTCTAGAAGCCGCTGCCGCCCATACTGGAACAGCGGTTGTTGAAATATTACAGAACTGCGTTATTTTCAATGACAAAGTCCATGAGCCCTATAACGGGCCAGCAAATAGGAATGAACATTTGCTTTACCTCAAGGAAAATGAACCCTTATTGTATGGCAGACACCATTCCAAAGCACTGACCAACAAAGGGTTTGGGTTTGAGGTTGTGGAATCCGATACTACTAATCTTCTGATGCACTTACCGAATAATGATAACCCAAACTATGCTTATGCTCTGGCTAACTTGAGTTATCCTGAATTTCCTGTTCCAGTCGGTGTTTTGCGGTCAGTTAACCGCCCAACCTATGACCAAGTGATTCGTCATCAACAACGAGCAGCCGTTGAGAAACATGGCCAAGGTGATCTGCTCACTCTGCTTAAACACAACAGTTACCAACGTGTGTGTTGA
- a CDS encoding CatB-related O-acetyltransferase: MKTKHWSKTTLLHEVVTNPNITIKGKHSYYSDCWDAGFEESVVRYLQGDEGSRDWELKWKVDKLHIGDFVCIAPEVVIVMGGNSTHRADWLCLYPFMDFIEEAYVGKGDTHIGDGVWIGMRAMIMPGVNIGEGAVIAANSVVTKDVEPYSMVAGSPAQHVRYRFTKETIDELMALKVYDWPADKIESLKRLLCSDDIEGLKKASAEYDSRAS, translated from the coding sequence ATGAAAACCAAGCACTGGTCGAAGACCACTTTGCTGCATGAAGTTGTGACGAACCCTAATATCACTATTAAGGGTAAACACAGCTATTACAGCGACTGCTGGGATGCAGGGTTTGAAGAGTCTGTCGTCAGATATTTACAAGGTGATGAGGGCAGCCGAGATTGGGAATTAAAATGGAAGGTTGATAAGTTACATATCGGTGACTTCGTGTGTATTGCGCCTGAGGTTGTGATCGTGATGGGTGGTAATAGTACCCACAGAGCAGACTGGCTATGTTTATATCCGTTTATGGACTTTATCGAAGAGGCGTATGTCGGAAAAGGCGATACACATATTGGTGATGGAGTATGGATCGGCATGAGAGCCATGATCATGCCGGGTGTCAATATTGGGGAAGGGGCGGTTATTGCTGCAAATAGCGTAGTTACTAAGGATGTAGAGCCTTATAGTATGGTGGCAGGTTCACCCGCTCAGCATGTAAGATATCGTTTCACCAAAGAAACCATTGATGAGTTAATGGCGTTGAAAGTATATGACTGGCCGGCAGATAAAATTGAAAGCTTAAAAAGGTTACTATGTTCAGATGACATTGAAGGTTTGAAAAAAGCCAGCGCAGAATATGATAGCAGAGCAAGCTGA
- the ampC gene encoding class C beta-lactamase — protein MKLHITLATICSLSTFTAFASSEATIDSKLKNIVDENAAELMKEYDIPGLAVAVTVDGERYYYDYGVADKETNSPVTNETIFELGSVSKTFAATLAGYAEQKGKLNMGDKVSAYMPELNGSPLGEAKLLHIATYTAGGLPLQFPSEVTDHQGMINYYQSWQPEFEAGEQRRYSNPSIGLYGYIGALSMKADYAEMMEKVILPKLGMANTFVNVPSNLTHKYAFGYNAKNEAVRVSPGVLDAEAYGIKSTSADMLHFIEANMGKISLSDDIEKAIESTHKGYFDVGPFTQAVGWESYDYPVSLQDLLKGNSREIMFASNPVTESQSSKLGGAAWVNKTGSTGGFGAYVAYVPSEKIGVVILANKSYPINERVEAAYDIISAITQ, from the coding sequence ATGAAATTGCACATCACGTTAGCCACTATTTGTTCGTTAAGTACTTTTACGGCTTTTGCGAGCTCTGAAGCGACCATAGATAGCAAATTAAAAAATATCGTAGATGAAAATGCAGCAGAGCTGATGAAGGAATATGATATCCCAGGCTTGGCTGTGGCAGTCACGGTAGATGGTGAACGTTACTATTACGATTATGGTGTTGCCGATAAAGAAACCAACAGCCCGGTAACCAATGAAACCATCTTTGAGTTGGGTTCAGTGAGTAAGACTTTCGCGGCAACTTTGGCTGGCTATGCCGAGCAAAAGGGTAAGTTGAATATGGGGGATAAAGTTTCGGCTTACATGCCAGAGCTGAATGGTAGCCCTCTAGGAGAGGCTAAGTTACTACACATCGCCACCTATACTGCGGGTGGGCTACCTCTTCAATTTCCTAGTGAAGTGACCGATCATCAGGGCATGATCAATTATTACCAATCTTGGCAGCCTGAGTTTGAAGCAGGTGAACAGCGGAGGTATTCAAACCCTAGCATCGGTTTGTATGGTTATATCGGAGCCTTGAGTATGAAGGCTGACTACGCTGAAATGATGGAAAAGGTTATTCTCCCTAAACTTGGAATGGCCAATACGTTCGTAAATGTTCCTAGCAATTTAACGCACAAATATGCCTTTGGATATAATGCAAAGAATGAAGCAGTGCGAGTAAGCCCAGGAGTGCTTGACGCTGAAGCTTATGGTATTAAATCGACTAGTGCGGATATGCTTCACTTTATCGAAGCGAATATGGGAAAAATATCTCTAAGTGATGATATCGAGAAGGCGATAGAAAGCACACATAAAGGGTATTTTGATGTTGGCCCATTCACCCAAGCCGTTGGTTGGGAGAGTTATGACTACCCGGTTTCACTTCAAGATTTATTAAAGGGGAACTCAAGAGAGATTATGTTCGCTTCTAATCCAGTTACTGAAAGCCAATCTAGTAAACTAGGAGGTGCTGCTTGGGTCAACAAGACAGGCTCAACAGGTGGTTTTGGCGCGTATGTGGCGTATGTACCCTCTGAAAAAATTGGAGTGGTGATTCTAGCCAATAAAAGCTATCCAATTAATGAAAGAGTGGAAGCGGCTTACGACATTATTAGCGCTATCACTCAATAG
- the bla gene encoding class A beta-lactamase yields the protein MKKPYSYTSARLAVLSTCLLMSTNALASDLEERVQYYEQKGWEVGVTILDTSSNEMESINGDTRFHFNSTIKVLACANVLYKVDHQQLSLDDSIKLSKEDIVEYSPITQDYVGKDFSLKQACDATTAYSDNTAANYAISAVGGPLSLTKFMRSIGDETFRSDRYEPDLTLNVAGDDRDTTTTNAMTKSLQELLLGETLSDTSKQQLLAWMEGNKVADGLLRASLPQGWQIADRSGASSYGVRGIISMAWSDTRSPLLISMYVRKGETSLEERDKVVADLGEVIFNKYQ from the coding sequence ATGAAAAAACCTTACAGCTATACATCGGCGCGCTTAGCCGTTCTATCAACTTGTTTATTGATGTCAACAAACGCACTAGCGTCTGATTTGGAGGAGAGAGTTCAATATTATGAGCAAAAAGGATGGGAAGTCGGGGTCACGATTTTAGATACGAGCTCAAACGAAATGGAGTCTATAAATGGTGACACGCGATTTCATTTCAACAGCACTATCAAAGTCTTAGCGTGCGCAAATGTATTATATAAAGTCGATCATCAGCAATTGTCGCTTGATGATAGCATCAAGTTGAGTAAAGAAGATATCGTAGAGTACTCTCCAATCACTCAAGATTATGTAGGGAAAGACTTTTCCTTGAAACAAGCCTGTGATGCCACAACAGCATATAGTGATAACACAGCGGCTAACTATGCAATATCCGCCGTTGGTGGCCCACTGAGCTTAACAAAGTTTATGCGTTCAATAGGGGACGAGACATTCCGCTCCGATCGATACGAACCGGATTTGACTCTCAACGTGGCTGGTGATGACAGGGACACAACCACCACCAATGCAATGACAAAAAGCTTACAAGAACTCTTGCTTGGTGAGACGCTTTCTGACACATCAAAGCAGCAGCTGTTAGCTTGGATGGAAGGAAACAAAGTCGCAGATGGACTACTTAGGGCCTCTTTGCCTCAAGGATGGCAAATCGCGGATCGCTCCGGTGCAAGCAGTTATGGTGTCCGAGGAATCATTTCCATGGCGTGGTCTGATACTCGCTCCCCACTGCTCATTTCGATGTATGTGAGAAAAGGTGAAACATCCCTTGAGGAGCGAGACAAAGTTGTTGCGGATTTGGGGGAAGTAATATTCAATAAGTATCAATAA
- a CDS encoding helix-turn-helix domain-containing protein, with the protein MKVDGNKLKEIREKRLLTQESLAMMSGLSIRTIQRVEKTGIASKETIQSLQATLDINTLTLLPKSKNNIETHRALKIVTILFFTLALNCDSYNLYPKIIYTKSQFLDNQGNHIMSGGVELSFKNSELSTISSDSIVVHNDYIVTGKNTELEFKSSTFQSDESIINFQFSESRFYSDLLTHPLPTKNEIEE; encoded by the coding sequence ATGAAAGTTGATGGTAATAAACTTAAAGAGATTCGAGAAAAGCGATTATTGACTCAAGAGAGTCTTGCTATGATGAGTGGCTTGAGTATTCGTACTATCCAAAGAGTAGAGAAAACAGGTATAGCATCCAAAGAAACTATTCAATCTCTACAAGCCACTTTAGACATTAACACTCTTACACTATTACCGAAATCAAAAAATAATATTGAAACCCATCGAGCTCTAAAAATAGTAACAATATTATTCTTCACTCTAGCTTTAAATTGCGACTCATATAACCTATATCCGAAAATCATTTATACAAAAAGTCAATTCTTAGACAACCAAGGTAACCATATTATGTCTGGAGGTGTAGAATTAAGCTTTAAGAACAGTGAATTAAGCACTATTTCCTCTGATTCCATAGTTGTCCATAATGATTATATAGTGACTGGTAAAAACACTGAGTTAGAATTTAAGAGCTCTACATTTCAATCCGATGAATCCATTATAAATTTCCAATTTTCGGAATCTAGATTTTATAGCGACCTATTAACCCATCCTTTACCGACCAAAAATGAGATAGAAGAGTAA